A stretch of Paenibacillus peoriae DNA encodes these proteins:
- a CDS encoding AI-2E family transporter, producing the protein MEQLTKSRLFRYGIWTLLGLVILYFIWLLRPLFFHLYEFLKTIIAPFAVAMIISYVLNPVVNMLGGRKVPRSVAVLLIYAVFLASLVVILMNLIPMFIEQLDELNEHLPELTMHAQGLMTNMDSGILPQGVRTGMNQWFFQLENRMATGISTFMDNIGGMINMLFNVFIVPFLIFYILKDFDVFERTIVSYLPRSRRKAIVTVLKEIDQALGNYVRGQLLVCVIIGVLAYLGYMLIGMPYALLLAGVVAVFNIVPYLGPFLGAAPAVIMASTISFKMVLLVVVVNTCIQVLESNVISPQVVGRTLHLHPIAIIFALLVGGEIAGITGLILAVPVMAVLKVGLQHFFAYYVKRKTI; encoded by the coding sequence ATGGAGCAATTAACGAAAAGTAGACTGTTCCGGTACGGAATATGGACGCTGCTGGGACTTGTCATTCTATATTTTATCTGGCTGCTGCGACCTTTGTTTTTTCATTTGTATGAATTTCTGAAAACAATCATTGCTCCGTTTGCGGTAGCGATGATCATCTCCTATGTACTTAATCCTGTTGTCAATATGCTGGGCGGTCGCAAGGTGCCTCGAAGCGTAGCTGTGCTGCTCATCTATGCTGTATTTTTGGCCAGTCTCGTTGTGATTCTGATGAACCTGATTCCGATGTTTATTGAACAACTGGATGAGCTGAATGAGCATCTGCCTGAGCTGACCATGCATGCACAGGGATTAATGACGAATATGGATAGCGGCATTTTGCCCCAAGGGGTGCGAACGGGTATGAATCAATGGTTTTTCCAACTAGAGAATCGGATGGCAACCGGAATTTCTACCTTTATGGATAACATCGGCGGGATGATCAACATGCTGTTCAATGTATTCATTGTACCGTTCCTCATTTTTTATATTTTGAAAGATTTTGATGTGTTCGAGCGGACGATTGTGTCTTACCTCCCGCGTTCTCGTCGTAAGGCGATTGTAACGGTACTTAAGGAAATTGATCAGGCGCTTGGCAACTATGTCAGGGGACAATTACTGGTATGCGTCATTATTGGCGTGCTGGCTTATCTCGGATATATGCTGATTGGCATGCCTTATGCGCTGTTGCTGGCAGGAGTGGTTGCGGTTTTTAACATCGTTCCATATTTGGGCCCCTTTTTGGGAGCCGCTCCGGCAGTAATCATGGCTTCTACAATCTCCTTCAAAATGGTGCTTTTGGTCGTGGTCGTTAACACTTGTATTCAAGTGTTGGAAAGCAATGTCATTTCTCCCCAGGTGGTAGGACGAACGCTGCATCTGCATCCGATAGCCATTATTTTCGCTCTGCTAGTGGGTGGTGAAATTGCGGGAATTACCGGCTTGATTTTAGCGGTTCCCGTGATGGCGGTATTAAAGGTAGGACTTCAACATTTTTTTGCTTATTACGTGAAGCGGAAAACGATCTGA
- a CDS encoding methyl-accepting chemotaxis protein codes for MNLKIKLILLFTCIVIVAAGPLSVISMTSIKNQANRDIQELMTSKATETVNQLDGWTSGNAKIIETLAAGLESSDISSDAKTVSLKAAFENYKDQNISNIYAGFEDGSYWDGSGWFEAGYDPRARPWYKDAKTKGEMYYSSPYTDAGSNDFTISIAKPLKDSNGSITGVVSEDIMLNDMTKIIKDINLNGLGYAFLIDQNGVVVAHPDSKLAGKNLKDTPELGSSTAALLSTASGKTDYTYNGSDRQLYFKKMPSTGWIVGLSISKDIAFQEYYSTRNQLIITVAIILVVAMLLAIWAANNFIKPIRKLQVNVKRIAEGDMTARVDIKGKDEIASLGTDFNIMSDNLSHLLRKVSDTAGDVSSASHDMHQHAKDTGTIASQISSAVQELAQGASDQAEAVYSGSEKLTHMTGSIDQIGESVKRTQTAVFETDSAVLAGYETAERQAKLAAESRQTTTAAGEAVDSLTLKTQDIERLAGAIHDIAAQTNLLALNASIEAARAGEHGRGFAVVAGEVRKLAEQAGSSSDSIMSKLEEIKIAGVQSAEEMKRALAVTVEQEHAAIATRQAFESIRGASQHMLAQIEDVTAAADDLRVNAGHISDVISSVVAVSEQSAASTEEVASSVQEQGHAMNNIADLSAKLDSHADLLLEEVKRFKL; via the coding sequence ATGAACTTAAAAATCAAGCTTATTCTCCTTTTCACTTGCATTGTTATCGTTGCAGCCGGGCCTTTATCCGTTATTAGCATGACAAGTATCAAAAATCAGGCTAACCGTGACATACAAGAGCTTATGACTAGTAAAGCCACCGAAACCGTCAATCAGCTCGACGGATGGACCAGCGGCAATGCCAAAATTATCGAGACACTGGCTGCAGGTCTGGAATCGAGTGATATTTCATCAGATGCCAAAACCGTATCTCTGAAAGCAGCTTTTGAAAACTATAAAGATCAAAATATTTCCAACATCTACGCAGGCTTTGAAGATGGATCCTACTGGGATGGATCTGGCTGGTTTGAAGCTGGTTATGATCCTCGCGCTCGTCCGTGGTACAAGGATGCCAAAACCAAGGGAGAAATGTATTATTCCTCACCTTACACCGATGCAGGCAGCAATGACTTCACCATTTCTATTGCTAAACCTCTCAAAGATTCCAACGGCTCTATCACCGGGGTAGTCAGCGAGGATATTATGTTAAATGATATGACAAAAATCATTAAAGACATAAACCTGAACGGATTAGGCTACGCATTTCTGATTGACCAGAATGGAGTTGTGGTCGCACACCCAGACAGCAAGCTGGCCGGTAAAAACCTTAAGGATACGCCCGAGTTGGGTTCATCAACTGCGGCCCTGCTGAGCACAGCTTCGGGAAAAACAGACTATACCTATAATGGCAGTGACCGTCAGCTTTATTTTAAAAAGATGCCTAGCACTGGCTGGATTGTAGGATTGTCCATTTCAAAAGATATTGCTTTTCAGGAGTATTACTCCACTCGTAATCAGTTGATTATTACCGTTGCTATCATCTTGGTCGTTGCTATGCTGCTGGCAATCTGGGCGGCAAACAACTTTATCAAGCCAATTCGGAAGCTTCAAGTGAACGTCAAACGTATAGCTGAAGGCGATATGACAGCTCGTGTGGACATTAAGGGTAAAGATGAAATTGCCAGCCTGGGTACAGATTTTAATATCATGTCTGATAATCTATCTCACCTGTTGCGCAAGGTATCAGATACTGCAGGCGATGTCAGCTCAGCTTCCCATGATATGCATCAGCACGCTAAGGATACTGGAACCATCGCGTCACAAATCTCCAGCGCAGTTCAGGAACTTGCCCAAGGAGCGAGCGACCAAGCTGAGGCTGTATATTCCGGCTCTGAGAAGCTGACTCACATGACAGGCTCCATCGACCAGATTGGCGAAAGTGTCAAACGGACCCAAACTGCCGTATTCGAAACAGATTCTGCCGTGCTTGCAGGGTATGAAACAGCTGAACGTCAAGCGAAACTGGCCGCCGAGTCCAGACAAACGACGACTGCGGCAGGGGAAGCCGTAGATTCACTCACGCTAAAAACTCAGGATATTGAGCGGCTGGCCGGAGCCATCCATGATATCGCCGCACAAACAAACCTACTGGCCCTCAATGCATCTATCGAAGCAGCACGGGCCGGGGAACACGGACGAGGTTTTGCCGTCGTCGCGGGAGAAGTGAGAAAGCTGGCTGAGCAAGCGGGCAGTTCCAGTGACAGTATCATGAGTAAGCTGGAAGAAATTAAGATTGCAGGAGTACAAAGCGCGGAGGAAATGAAGAGGGCTCTTGCTGTAACTGTAGAACAGGAGCACGCTGCCATTGCAACGAGACAGGCGTTTGAGTCCATTCGTGGCGCTTCTCAGCATATGCTTGCCCAAATTGAGGACGTTACAGCCGCCGCAGATGATCTCCGTGTGAATGCCGGGCATATTTCCGACGTCATTTCCAGCGTTGTCGCTGTTTCTGAGCAAAGTGCAGCATCTACAGAGGAAGTGGCCTCCTCTGTGCAAGAACAAGGTCATGCCATGAATAATATTGCTGACCTTTCTGCCAAACTCGATTCTCATGCAGATCTTCTATTGGAAGAGGTCAAACGCTTTAAATTGTAG
- a CDS encoding PRC-barrel domain-containing protein, with protein MKLQDMIGLAVFDVEDGKQIGKIHDFMVTADWRISGIELEGKGLFSSHVKMVAWDDIVAYGEDAIMIRNQQAVRKMEAHDIQHTYLLGPCKLKDLSVLTEEGLMLGHISDVYFDQEMGNNIIGLEISDGFVSDIIEGRKWLPCTEEMSIGENAVMVPPLSEQRLEKAIYSVNG; from the coding sequence ATGAAGCTTCAAGATATGATCGGACTTGCCGTTTTCGATGTGGAGGACGGGAAGCAGATTGGTAAAATACATGACTTTATGGTGACAGCGGATTGGCGAATCTCAGGGATCGAGTTGGAAGGAAAGGGACTTTTTTCTTCTCACGTGAAAATGGTTGCTTGGGATGACATCGTTGCTTACGGTGAGGATGCGATCATGATTCGCAATCAGCAGGCTGTGCGTAAAATGGAGGCCCATGATATACAACATACGTACTTGCTTGGGCCTTGTAAACTGAAGGATCTATCCGTGCTAACAGAGGAAGGGCTTATGCTCGGGCACATCTCGGATGTTTATTTTGACCAGGAAATGGGCAATAACATAATAGGCTTGGAAATCAGCGATGGTTTTGTATCGGATATTATAGAGGGGCGGAAATGGCTGCCCTGCACCGAAGAGATGTCCATCGGGGAAAATGCTGTTATGGTTCCCCCATTAAGCGAGCAGCGTCTGGAAAAAGCCATATATTCTGTTAATGGATAG
- a CDS encoding cysteine desulfurase family protein, with protein sequence MNRIYLDHAASTPMHPEVAQTMMDIMTGQFGNASSVHAFGRDAKRTVSAARDAVAASLGCKPEEIIFTSGGTESDNLALFGTATADGRTSGHMITTAVEHHAVLHACDELEKAGYEVTYVPVNGFGRVNPADIEAAIRPDTFLISMMYANNEVGVIQPISEVGQIAREHGVVFHVDAVQAFGHISIDCRNLPIDLLSVSGHKINGPQGVGALYIRQGTRLQPLMHGGLQEKKRRAGTENIAGITGLAKAATLANASIEERGAHDTVLRQTLLKGLEDTLGSQNFVINGDPDHSLPNVLNVSFPAIGTETMLMNLDMEGIAAASGSACTSGSLELSHVLQAMDLPEDVLHSAIRFSFGLGNTTEEMEYTAKKIETIWKRLRTRY encoded by the coding sequence ATGAACAGAATTTATCTGGATCATGCCGCATCGACTCCTATGCATCCTGAGGTTGCGCAGACTATGATGGACATCATGACTGGCCAATTCGGCAACGCTTCGAGCGTTCATGCCTTTGGCCGCGATGCCAAGCGCACCGTCAGCGCTGCTCGGGATGCCGTTGCGGCCTCTTTGGGCTGCAAGCCTGAAGAAATTATTTTTACGAGCGGAGGAACAGAAAGTGATAATCTGGCCCTGTTTGGGACGGCTACGGCAGACGGCCGTACTTCAGGGCATATGATTACAACTGCGGTTGAACATCATGCAGTGCTTCATGCTTGTGATGAGCTGGAAAAAGCGGGGTATGAGGTAACTTATGTCCCGGTCAACGGGTTTGGACGCGTGAACCCTGCGGATATCGAGGCTGCCATTCGACCAGATACTTTTTTGATCAGCATGATGTATGCCAACAATGAGGTGGGCGTCATTCAGCCGATCTCAGAAGTAGGGCAGATTGCGAGAGAACATGGAGTTGTATTCCATGTAGATGCGGTTCAAGCTTTCGGTCATATATCTATCGACTGCCGGAACCTCCCGATTGACTTACTGAGTGTGTCTGGTCATAAGATTAACGGACCGCAAGGGGTTGGGGCATTGTATATCCGCCAAGGTACACGCCTTCAGCCGCTAATGCATGGGGGACTTCAGGAAAAGAAACGCCGTGCCGGAACAGAAAATATCGCCGGTATTACGGGGCTGGCTAAAGCCGCAACTCTTGCTAATGCTTCCATTGAGGAGCGTGGGGCGCACGATACGGTTCTTCGCCAGACGTTGCTTAAAGGGTTGGAAGACACTCTGGGTAGCCAAAATTTTGTGATTAACGGTGACCCTGATCATTCTTTACCTAATGTTCTCAATGTTAGCTTTCCGGCCATTGGTACAGAGACCATGCTGATGAACCTTGATATGGAAGGAATCGCAGCAGCAAGCGGATCAGCCTGCACTTCCGGATCTTTAGAGCTATCGCATGTATTGCAGGCGATGGATCTTCCTGAAGATGTTTTACATTCAGCGATTCGGTTTAGCTTCGGTTTGGGTAATACTACGGAAGAAATGGAATACACGGCCAAGAAAATTGAAACCATATGGAAGCGGCTGCGTACTAGGTACTAG
- the cymR gene encoding cysteine metabolism transcriptional regulator CymR, whose translation MKISTKGRYGLTIMMELAARFGEGPTSLKSIAEKNQLSEHYLEQLIAPLRNAGLVKSIRGAYGGYILANEPAGVTAGDIIRVLEGPISPVDFTEEDDPAKRQLWLRIRDSIAEVLDSTTLKDLITYQEHDELDNYMFYI comes from the coding sequence TTGAAAATATCAACGAAAGGCCGTTACGGCCTGACCATTATGATGGAACTTGCAGCCAGGTTTGGCGAAGGTCCAACTTCTTTGAAAAGTATTGCCGAAAAAAATCAGCTGTCAGAGCATTATCTGGAACAGCTCATTGCGCCTTTGCGTAATGCAGGTTTGGTAAAAAGTATCCGTGGTGCTTACGGCGGTTATATTTTGGCGAATGAACCGGCAGGAGTAACAGCGGGAGACATCATTCGTGTACTGGAAGGTCCGATTTCTCCGGTCGATTTCACGGAAGAAGACGATCCGGCAAAACGTCAGCTGTGGCTGCGAATTCGTGACAGCATCGCTGAAGTGTTGGATTCTACTACACTTAAGGACTTGATCACATACCAAGAACATGATGAATTGGATAATTACATGTTCTACATTTGA
- the mnmA gene encoding tRNA 2-thiouridine(34) synthase MnmA, with translation MAKANHETRVVVGMSGGVDSSVTALLLKEQGYDVIGIFMKNWDDTDEFGRCTAEEDAEDVRRVCEQIDIPYYTVNFEKEYFDKVFSYFLDEYKAGRTPNPDVMCNREIKFGEFLNKALDLGADYVATGHYARVVEEDGHFTLLRGVDSNKDQTYFLNALSQKQLSRTMFPIGHLPKPEVRKIAEAAGLYTAKKKDSTGVCFIGERNFKEFLSGYLPAKGGDMVDIATGEVKGRHDGLMYYTLGQRQGLGIGGSGSGEPWFVADKDLEKNILYVVQGDRHHSLYSTSLIATDVNWIEGADTRPTGEFRCTAKFRYRQPDQQVTLQWLADGTVHVIFDVHQKAITPGQAVVFYDGERCLGGGTIDKVEKLQPETV, from the coding sequence ATGGCTAAAGCCAATCATGAAACCCGTGTCGTCGTCGGGATGTCCGGTGGCGTCGACTCATCCGTTACTGCGCTGCTGCTGAAGGAGCAGGGCTATGACGTAATCGGCATCTTCATGAAAAACTGGGATGACACGGATGAATTTGGCCGTTGTACGGCTGAGGAGGATGCGGAGGATGTGCGCCGTGTCTGCGAACAGATCGACATTCCTTACTATACCGTCAATTTTGAAAAAGAATACTTCGATAAAGTATTCTCTTATTTTCTTGATGAATATAAAGCTGGACGCACACCCAACCCGGATGTCATGTGTAACCGTGAAATTAAATTCGGCGAGTTTCTAAATAAAGCGCTGGATTTGGGAGCAGATTATGTTGCTACTGGACATTATGCACGGGTTGTGGAAGAAGACGGCCACTTTACTTTGCTGCGAGGCGTGGACAGCAACAAGGATCAAACTTATTTCCTGAATGCGTTAAGCCAAAAGCAGCTATCCCGAACCATGTTCCCTATCGGTCATCTGCCGAAACCAGAAGTGCGTAAAATTGCGGAAGCTGCGGGACTGTATACGGCCAAGAAGAAAGACAGCACAGGCGTATGTTTTATCGGCGAGCGTAATTTCAAGGAGTTTCTGAGTGGATATCTACCTGCAAAAGGTGGAGACATGGTGGATATCGCTACTGGTGAAGTCAAAGGACGCCACGATGGTCTGATGTACTATACACTGGGTCAACGTCAAGGCTTGGGCATTGGCGGCTCAGGTTCAGGCGAACCGTGGTTCGTAGCGGATAAGGATCTGGAGAAGAATATTCTGTATGTGGTACAGGGTGATCGTCACCACAGCCTGTATTCTACCAGCCTGATTGCAACAGATGTGAACTGGATTGAAGGCGCAGATACTCGTCCGACCGGCGAATTCCGTTGCACAGCCAAATTCCGTTATCGCCAACCTGATCAGCAAGTAACTTTACAATGGCTTGCGGATGGGACCGTGCATGTCATATTCGATGTACATCAAAAGGCCATTACGCCTGGACAAGCTGTTGTATTTTACGACGGGGAACGCTGTCTGGGTGGAGGAACCATTGATAAGGTTGAAAAACTTCAGCCTGAAACGGTTTAA
- a CDS encoding ClbS/DfsB family four-helix bundle protein: MISHIMGWDKSFTKTLIQIINEEQITLQEHPNVQAFNDSSVAFGRNMKPHDLLNEAIAERRRMIVKLKMVSESMFIRQFPNSSYTMGNFLQEMFVQHDRHHKEQIMNSLQAMN, translated from the coding sequence ATGATCAGTCATATTATGGGGTGGGACAAAAGCTTCACTAAGACACTCATACAGATTATCAATGAGGAACAAATTACGCTCCAAGAACATCCTAATGTACAAGCGTTTAACGATTCGTCCGTTGCATTCGGCAGAAATATGAAACCACATGATTTGTTAAATGAAGCTATTGCAGAGCGTAGGCGAATGATTGTGAAGCTCAAGATGGTTTCAGAATCAATGTTTATCCGTCAATTTCCTAATAGCTCATACACCATGGGAAATTTTTTGCAAGAAATGTTTGTCCAGCATGACAGACATCATAAAGAGCAGATTATGAATTCTTTACAAGCCATGAACTAA
- a CDS encoding PPK2 family polyphosphate kinase: MSDSLGMLTPGKKVSLKEWDPKDTNNIKNKEEIRQETDQLKERFTELQSKLFTEKKQSVLFIFQGMDCSGKDGVIKQVFSNLNPAGVTVHSFKSPTAEELSHDFLWRAHSVTPGRGYIAAFNRSYYEDVLITRVHGQISDKQAKRNIKHIKHFEQLLLDNGVKVVKIFLHISKQFQLEKLIDRIEKPHKNWKLDPSDLQERKFWKQYTQYYEDVLELSSTKQAPWYVIPSDNRWYRDYTVLRIAVQTLEEMKLSDPDPRPELESLLPELYKERDKK; this comes from the coding sequence ATGTCTGATTCATTAGGAATGCTGACACCAGGTAAAAAAGTTTCTTTGAAAGAATGGGACCCTAAGGATACAAATAATATCAAAAATAAAGAAGAAATCCGACAGGAAACAGATCAATTGAAGGAACGCTTCACGGAATTACAAAGCAAATTATTTACAGAGAAAAAACAATCCGTTTTGTTTATATTTCAGGGCATGGATTGCAGCGGCAAAGATGGCGTCATCAAACAGGTATTTTCTAATCTGAATCCGGCGGGGGTGACGGTCCACAGCTTCAAATCGCCTACGGCTGAGGAATTAAGTCATGATTTCTTGTGGCGTGCTCATAGCGTTACCCCAGGACGTGGATATATTGCAGCATTTAACCGTTCTTATTATGAAGATGTGCTAATTACACGTGTTCACGGACAGATATCCGATAAGCAGGCCAAACGGAATATTAAGCATATCAAGCATTTTGAACAGTTGTTGCTGGATAATGGTGTAAAGGTGGTTAAAATCTTTTTACATATTTCAAAGCAATTTCAGTTAGAAAAGCTGATCGACCGAATTGAAAAGCCTCACAAAAACTGGAAACTCGATCCAAGTGATTTGCAGGAACGGAAATTTTGGAAGCAATATACCCAGTATTATGAGGATGTATTAGAGCTAAGCTCAACCAAACAAGCTCCTTGGTATGTCATTCCTTCAGACAACCGTTGGTATAGGGATTATACTGTGCTGCGGATTGCCGTCCAAACGCTGGAGGAAATGAAGTTGTCTGATCCTGATCCAAGACCTGAACTCGAATCCCTTTTACCTGAATTGTACAAAGAACGAGATAAAAAATAG
- the crcB gene encoding fluoride efflux transporter CrcB, with protein sequence MIWWAAAGGIMGTLARYGLGMWAGKRLGTVFPWGTWIINVSGSLLLGWLYGEFTQHQLSPALWMLLGTGFCGSYTTFSTFGYESLQLMERKEYRRMATYVLSSVVVGVVAAAIGYRVS encoded by the coding sequence ATGATCTGGTGGGCGGCGGCAGGCGGGATTATGGGTACACTGGCGAGATACGGGCTTGGTATGTGGGCCGGCAAGAGGTTGGGTACCGTATTCCCGTGGGGGACGTGGATCATTAACGTCAGCGGTTCATTGCTGCTAGGCTGGCTCTATGGTGAGTTTACGCAACACCAGTTGTCTCCTGCACTCTGGATGCTGTTAGGAACAGGTTTTTGTGGCAGCTACACCACCTTTTCCACATTCGGCTATGAATCTCTTCAACTGATGGAGCGCAAAGAATACCGACGCATGGCTACGTATGTACTTTCCTCTGTCGTGGTAGGAGTTGTAGCTGCGGCTATCGGGTACAGAGTCAGTTAA
- the crcB gene encoding fluoride efflux transporter CrcB, with amino-acid sequence MKDMLFVAAGGALGTSTRYGLQSLLPAAGADFPLGVLLINWIGCLFLGWFFTVTLRSWRIKPRLRLAIGTGFTGGFTTFSTFAVDAVRLTVHDRMLTAVLYLLLSVGGGLFLTWTGIRLGTKMTQAAPKEERL; translated from the coding sequence ATGAAAGACATGTTATTCGTTGCCGCGGGCGGAGCGCTTGGAACCTCTACCCGTTATGGCCTGCAATCGCTGCTGCCTGCGGCGGGTGCGGATTTTCCACTTGGTGTGCTGCTAATTAATTGGATCGGCTGCCTGTTTCTTGGTTGGTTCTTTACGGTAACCTTGCGATCATGGCGGATCAAGCCGCGATTGCGACTTGCCATCGGAACAGGCTTTACAGGGGGCTTTACCACCTTTTCCACTTTTGCAGTGGATGCTGTACGCCTCACAGTTCACGATCGTATGCTGACGGCTGTGTTGTACCTCCTGCTAAGCGTAGGCGGAGGGCTATTTTTGACATGGACAGGTATCCGTCTAGGTACAAAAATGACGCAGGCTGCTCCGAAGGAGGAACGCTTATGA
- a CDS encoding replication-associated recombination protein A encodes MDLFSYSQESTPSNRLLADRLRPTSLDEYIGQEHVVGPGKLLRRAIEADQVSSILLYGPPGCGKTTLAHIISQHTQGDFVRLNAVEASVKDVREVIDLAQTNKSMYGKKTILFLDEVHRFNSSRQDALLPAVEKGTIVFIGATTENPFHYVNGALMSRSTLFQLEALTQEHSLAAMRRALSDADKGLGYMQLQVDEAALAHIASMANGDIRRALNALELAALTTPPLADGTIHVTLEVAEESIRRPIVKADESTQYDVLSAFHKSIRGSSDAALFWFLYAVEKLGMDPMTFIRRLIAASSEDIGLANPQAMVQAVSALEAYRNNGWPEAKLNIAQAILFAVESPKSNAVYTAISRAMLAMDDIKSAEVPLHLRDAHYKGSEKLGHVGYQYPHNYPNHYVKQQYLPDAIADQTFYQATEQGNESKIRQNQRWRDSQS; translated from the coding sequence ATGGACTTATTTTCATATTCCCAAGAGTCAACGCCAAGCAATCGGTTGCTTGCGGATCGCTTGCGTCCGACTTCACTGGATGAATATATTGGACAGGAGCATGTTGTGGGTCCAGGTAAGCTGCTGCGAAGAGCCATAGAGGCAGATCAGGTTTCTTCAATTTTGTTGTACGGACCACCGGGATGCGGCAAAACAACGCTGGCACATATCATCTCGCAACACACGCAAGGCGATTTTGTACGTCTGAATGCTGTAGAAGCATCTGTGAAAGACGTAAGAGAAGTCATTGATCTTGCACAGACGAATAAATCGATGTATGGCAAAAAAACCATTCTGTTTCTCGATGAGGTACATCGTTTTAACAGTTCACGTCAGGATGCACTGCTGCCTGCGGTGGAAAAGGGCACGATCGTGTTTATTGGCGCCACGACTGAAAATCCCTTTCACTACGTCAACGGCGCTTTAATGAGCCGTTCTACGTTGTTCCAGCTTGAAGCGCTAACGCAGGAACATTCGCTGGCTGCTATGCGCCGCGCCTTAAGCGATGCGGACAAAGGGCTTGGCTACATGCAGCTCCAGGTCGATGAAGCTGCACTGGCTCACATCGCTTCCATGGCGAACGGCGATATCCGCCGCGCTTTAAACGCGCTGGAACTGGCGGCGCTCACAACGCCTCCGCTGGCAGACGGCACGATTCACGTGACACTGGAAGTCGCTGAGGAATCCATTCGCCGCCCGATTGTCAAAGCAGATGAATCCACGCAGTATGATGTGTTGTCGGCCTTCCACAAAAGCATTCGCGGCTCCAGCGATGCCGCGCTGTTCTGGTTCCTGTACGCCGTAGAAAAACTCGGTATGGACCCGATGACCTTTATCCGCCGCCTCATCGCGGCAAGCAGCGAGGACATTGGTCTGGCGAACCCGCAGGCAATGGTGCAAGCGGTGAGTGCGCTTGAAGCCTATCGCAATAACGGCTGGCCCGAGGCCAAGCTGAACATTGCACAGGCTATTTTGTTCGCTGTGGAAAGCCCCAAATCGAATGCTGTATATACGGCGATTTCACGGGCCATGTTGGCTATGGACGATATCAAATCGGCTGAGGTGCCACTCCATTTGCGTGACGCACACTACAAAGGCTCGGAAAAGCTCGGTCATGTAGGCTACCAATATCCACATAATTATCCGAATCATTATGTGAAGCAGCAATATTTGCCCGATGCGATAGCAGACCAAACCTTCTATCAGGCTACTGAGCAGGGGAATGAGTCAAAAATCAGGCAAAACCAGCGCTGGCGGGATTCACAGTCTTAA